A DNA window from Drosophila sechellia strain sech25 chromosome X, ASM438219v1, whole genome shotgun sequence contains the following coding sequences:
- the LOC6617594 gene encoding zinc finger protein 845, translating into MATPQPHPQPQLEPGSCQEAQTEPAVSKLVSQLEPMTTMDTVDPERVCRVCLKDVTLEGELHFIFNEAPVEQDANLARILDECTLHQCERFDGMPPHMCSSCVEAARNAYRFKRQAERSYCSLVALLGRSPQLKARGAEAASQTDQLALLPCEMCHDQFLNSLELRLHRNQVHRTTKEGTSAGTDGLPSEEFKCKFCPQHFPHLRQLRSHLARSHEQTARLQCAHCQRTFSRRDHLLRHIRNQHRDVEEDLLRTWPPADENTMNSDGGDELVSAEVLLNEEDNEDVGVGEAFQCNTNPISSNEDDGEEASGANQTLWLHIKPEPCLEAEEVDLAMQLKLEKKRRRREKAEAQAETSIDRTVKNEHIGDSQFSIKEESQHVGSDDEAPMGVEDFMKLHVSGELPLTDEERFDGFADDDSDLDVDDDDDDDDEEDAGEDDDGEFRLKQEPLDGEKPLKRATSGRRRRRRNKDEPNPDNRCEVCQRTFSRHCHLLRHKLSHLEKKPHNCPHCPKAFARSDHLKAHVQSLHSNKEHKCSLCEAAFSRLDALERHKVSKHNGEGLEPGSELKLQLAEHTCEYCSKRFSSKTYLRKHTLLHTDFLYACKTCEETFRERAQLREHEKTHTGQRNFLCCICGDSFARNDYLRVHMRRHNGEKPYKCRFCVKAFPRATDLKVHERYHTGTKPNLCNTCGKSFHRAYNLTIHMRTHTGERPYKCDQCPKSFTQSNDLKAHIRRHTGERYKCPHCDAYFLQLYNMRNHCLSAHNKHIETKTGRLQRTGLLDDGGQSHLTTVVMPPARYPNELDPQLAATAAGGAESTSSTTVIHSPGTYNATAAAPANTFDGANFTPTAVNTPAPFGAFNFPPAVMAHLMYNQGGSSQHSQSGSDAGK; encoded by the exons ATGGCAACGCCACAGCCGCACCCGCAGCCGCAGCTGGAGCCGGGTTCGTGTCAGGAGGCGCAAACTGAGCCGGCGGTCAGCAAGTTGGTGTCCCAGTTGGAGCCCATGACCACAATGGACACCGTGGACCCGGAGCGCGTCTGCCGCGTTTGCCTGAAGGATGTAACGCTGGAGGGGGAGCTACACTTCATCTTCAACGAAGCGCCCGTCGAGCAGGACGCCAATCTGGCCCGGATCCTGGACGAGTGCACCCTGCACCAGTGCGAGCGGTTCGACGGGATGCCCCCACATATGTGCAGCTCCTGCGTGGAGGCGGCCCGCAACGCCTACCGCTTCAAGCGGCAAGCGGAGCGCTCCTACTGCTCGCTGGTCGCATTGCTGGGCCGGTCACCTCAGTTGAAGGCGCGAGGAGCCGAGGCGGCCAGTCAGACGGATCAGCTGGCCTTGCTGCCATGCGAAATGTGCCACGACCAGTTCCTCAACAGCCTGGAGCTCCGGCTGCACCGCAACCAGGTGCACAGAACGACCAAGGAGGGCACGTCGGCTGGCACAGATGGCCTGCCATCCGAGGAATTTAAGTGCAAATTTTGTCCGCAGCATTTCCCGCATCTCCGACAGCTGCGCAGCCATTTGGCGCGCAGCCACGAGCAGACCGCACGTCTACAGTGCGCCCATTGCCAACGCACCTTTAGCCGGCGGGATCATTTGTTGCGCCACATACGCAATCAGCACCGGGATGTGGAGGAGGATCTTCTGCGCACCTGGCCGCCGGCGGACGAGAATACCATGAACAGCGATGGCGGAGATGAGCTGGTCTCTGCGGAGGTGCTGTTAAACGAGGAGGATAACGAAGATGTAGGAGTTGGGGAAGCCTTTCAGTGCAATACGAATCCCATTTCCAGTAACGAAGATGATGGCGAAGAAGCCAGTGGGGCCAATCAAACGCTGTGGCTGCACATCAAGCCGGAGCCCTGCCTGGAGGCGGAGGAAGTCGACCTGGCCATGCAGCTAAAGCTCGAGAAGAAGCGTCGACGGCGGGAGAAGGCGGAAGCTCAAGCGGAAACTTCCATTGATCGGACTGTGAAGA ACGAACACATCGGCGACTCTCAGTTCAGCATCAAGGAAGAGAGTCAACATGTGGGCAGCGATGACGAGGCGCCAATGGGAGTGGAAGACTTCATGAAGCTCCATGTTAGCGGAGAGCTGCCGCTCACCGATGAGGAGCGGTTCGATGGTTTTGCAGACGATGACAGTGACCTTGACGTtgacgatgatgacgacgacgacgacgaggaggatgCTGGGGAGGATGATGACGGAGAATTCCGGTTGAAACAGGAGCCGCTGGATGGCGAAAAGCCGCTAAAGAGGGCCACGTCCGgtaggcggcggcggcggcgcaACAAGGACGAGCCCAATCCCGATAACCGCTGCGAGGTGTGCCAGCGCACCTTCTCGCGCCACTGCCACCTGCTGCGCCACAAGCTGTCGCACCTGGAGAAGAAGCCCCACAACTGCCCGCACTGCCCCAAGGCGTTCGCGCGCAGCGACCACCTCAAGGCGCATGTGCAGAGCCTGCACAGCAACAAGGAGCACAAGTGTTCGCTCTGTGAGGCCGCCTTCTCGCGCCTGGACGCCTTGGAGCGTCACAAGGTCAGCAAGCACAACGGTGAGGGCCTGGAGCCGGGCAGCGAACTAAAGCTGCAGCTGGCGGAGCACACTTGTGAGTACTGCTCCAAGCGCTTCTCCAGTAAGACCTATCTGCGCAAGCACACTCTGCTGCACACCGACTTCCTTTACGCCTGCAAGACCTGCGAGGAGACATTCCGCGAGCGAGCGCAGCTGAGGGAGCACGAAAAGACCCACACCGGACAGCGCAACTTCCTCTGCTGCATCTGCGGCGACAGCTTTGCCCGCAACGACTACCTCCGCGTGCATATGCGACGCCACAACGGCGAGAAGCCCTACAAGTGCCGCTTCTGTGTCAAAGCCTTTCCCCGTGCCACCGATCTCAAGGTCCACGAGCG TTACCACACGGGCACCAAACCTAATCTGTGCAATACCTGCGGCAAGAGCTTCCACCGCGCGTACAATCTAACGATCCACATGCGCACGCACACCGGCGAGCGGCCGTACAAATGCGACCAGTGTCCCAAGAGCTTCACGCAAAGCAACGACCTGAAGGCGCACATCCGGCGGCATACGGGCGAGCGGTACAAGTGTCCGCACTGCGATGCCTACTTCCTGCAGCTGTACAATATGCGCAATCACTGCTTGAGCGCCCACAACAAGCACATCGAGACGAAGACGGGTCGACTGCAGCGCACGGGTCTGCTGGACGATGGCGGTCAGTCGCATTTGACCACCGTTGTTATGCCGCCGGCACGGTATCCAAATGAACTGGATCCCCAGCTGGCGGCGACTGCAGCTGGCGGTGCTGAGAGCACATCGTCGACCACCGTCATTCACTCGCCGGGTACATACAATGCGAcagctgcagctccagctAATACGTTCGATGGAGCCAACTTTACACCCACCGCAGTGAATACGCCTGCTCCGTTTGGCGCCTTCAACTTTCCGCCGGCCGTTATGG CGCATCTCATGTACAACCAAGGAGGAAGCAGCCAGCACAGCCAGAGCGGAAGCGATGCGGGCAAATAG
- the LOC6617596 gene encoding protein regulator of cytokinesis 1 produces MYSLKFTDLNSNFASILSDSNRISCSLTSTHTREHNIKTNKMNTMLTSKHKARILALTGEHFDELHAMWSRMFEPQACEDCLARLEDHVHTFYTDLRKETSDKEQGILSDTAGLRNEASGLMRLLHKAVDIGERPDDVPMDIWYSKLEKHIEQLREELNSRRAEIRELLQQQQQLCDELGERPLSLPADPLPLPEEMDTFREHLAQLRGLRVQRLRDMDELRRNINKNIKLLELQLRTDSEKQLLNADNQKLTPNSYVRLQEMDREFADQLQDLIDCIDEMRGKIESLWQRLKMTDEYAIRRVRESTSYNQCTYDILREELERCQALRQQNLIAFVEQLRIEINEWWDLSLKSTKERRRFTTYYCDTQTEDVLEQFEKELDNLKEFYNSNRKIFELYANRGKLWARMEALEAKANDPNRFNNRGGQLLKEEKERKTIMSRLPKIDQQITELVQVYMSQTNTPFMVHGDDILERMSADWERHHQSKKQPSAQKKDVSNTSGQMKPPMVPLTPNAQKSNRGIHGSTSSLKKTPTKVNASTTAKSTGNLHKRRHPHHNTNSPQPAAAAKRNLITSLECNNAGRKIGVNGQKLLKSPQRKVRVLEYSVRRGKGSGRPSTGSRNPQKIRPIPQIHVRPPSGEENESPDEEVGDLEAVVAI; encoded by the coding sequence ATGTACAGTTTGAAATTTACCGATTTAAACAGCAACTTTGCGTCCATACTTTCTGATTCGAATCGAATTTCATGTTCACTTACATCCACCCACACACGAGAacacaacataaaaacaaacaaaatgaacACAATGCTAACTAGCAAACACAAGGCAAGGATCCTTGCGCTGACGGGCGAGCACTTCGACGAGCTGCACGCAATGTGGTCGCGAATGTTCGAGCCGCAAGCCTGCGAGGATTGCCTCGCCCGTCTTGAGGATCACGTACACACATTCTACACGGATCTCCGGAAGGAGACGAGCGACAAGGAGCAGGGCATCCTCAGCGACACAGCCGGTCTGCGCAACGAGGCCAGCGGGCTAATGCGGCTGCTCCACAAAGCGGTGGACATTGGCGAGCGGCCGGACGATGTGCCGATGGACATCTGGTACAGTAAGCTGGAGAAACACATCGAACAACTGCGCGAGGAGCTGAACAGCCGACGGGCAGAGATCAGGGAGCTActccagcaacagcagcagctctGCGATGAGCTGGGCGAACGACCGCTTTCACTTCCAGCTGATCCATTGCCACTGCCCGAGGAGATGGACACCTTTCGGGAGCACCTCGCCCAGCTGCGCGGTCTGCGGGTGCAGCGCCTCAGGGATATGGACGAGCTGCGCCGGAACatcaataaaaacataaaactacTCGAACTTCAATTGCGAACGGACTCGGAAAAGCAATTACTCAATGCGGATAACCAGAAGCTTACTCCCAACTCCTACGTGCGGCTGCAGGAAATGGACAGAGAGTTCGCCGACCAGTTGCAGGATCTAATCGACTGCATCGACGAGATGCGCGGCAAGATTGAAAGCCTCTGGCAGCGGCTCAAAATGACCGACGAATACGCCATTCGTCGTGTGCGCGAATCCACGTCCTATAACCAGTGCACCTACGACATATTGCGCGAGGAGCTGGAGCGCTGCCAGGCGCTGCGGCAGCAGAATCTGATTGCCTTCGTCGAGCAGCTGCGCATCGAGATCAACGAGTGGTGGGATCTTTCACTGAAAAGCACCAAAGAGCGCAGGCGCTTCACCACCTACTACTGTGATACGCAGACCGAAGATGTCCTCGAGCAGTTCGAGAAGGAGCTGGACAATCTTAAGGAGTTCTACAACAGTAACAGGAAGATATTTGAGCTATACGCGAATCGGGGCAAGCTATGGGCGCGCATGGAGGCCCTGGAGGCCAAGGCCAATGATCCAAATCGGTTCAACAATCGCGGTGGACAGCTGCTcaaggaggagaaggagcgCAAGACTATCATGTCCCGTCTGCCCAAGATCGATCAACAAATCACCGAGCTGGTTCAGGTCTACATGAGTCAAACGAACACGCCGTTCATGGTGCACGGCGACGATATACTGGAGCGCATGTCGGCGGACTGGGAGCGCCATCACCAGTCCAAAAAGCAGCCATCCGCCCAGAAGAAGGATGTCAGCAATACGAGCGGCCAAATGAAGCCGCCAATGGTGCCTCTTACGCCCAATGCGCAGAAGAGCAACCGGGGCATCCATGGATCCACATCCTCGTTGAAGAAGACGCCGACCAAGGTGAATGCCAGCACCACGGCGAAGAGCACAGGGAATCTGCACAAGAGACGGCATCCACACCACAACACCAATAGTCCACAACCGGCAGCTGCGGCCAAGCGAAATCTAATCACATCGCTGGAGTGCAACAATGCAGGTCGCAAGATCGGTGTGAATGGGCAGAAGCTGCTCAAGTCGCCGCAGAGGAAGGTGCGCGTGCTGGAATACTCGGTGCGCCGGGGCAAGGGATCCGGCAGGCCGAGCACAGGGAGCAGGAATCCCCAGAAGATTCGTCCCATACCACAAATCCATGTGCGTCCGCCGTCCGGCGAGGAGAACGAGAGTCCCGACGAGGAGGTCGGCGACTTGGAGGCGGTCGTGGCCATATAA
- the LOC6617595 gene encoding protein regulator of cytokinesis 1: protein MNSPSAIAVKAQILEMTGEHVDQLHAMWSQLFEAKTCGEFLHRLKDHANSFFTDLLNESREKQQAILNDIAALRAEATDLTRLLHEPLDIGERPESMPLVVWELKLDKSIEHLREELARRRAEICELLLQQEQLCEELGELPQPLLADPLPLPEEMDAFRNRLGQLRDQRVLRLKEMDQLRQAIKHDMKLLECLPQTDTEERLLNQVDYCLTPETFELLRNMQNNFADQVKELRERIDDMREKIHVLWDRLQETDEYAMRRVREATTYTQRTYDILREELQRCQALRRQNLKTFIEQLRIEIKEMWDLTLKSQQERKRFSNYYNDWYNEDLLELHELELDDLKTFYNKNKEIFDLYESRAELWARMEALEAKASEPNRFNNRGGQLLKEEKERKAITSKLPKIEQQITELVQAYEAKENTPFLVNGENILELMAADWERHHQAKQQSSARKKAPPSASKIMPPPAAGSTAPRTPRTLRNMSTLSSSTMSLRKTPSQQHLRPLNITKSTGNLHKRLNPSGLQTGPKTPNAKRSLMNTLNSMKASPAKHLLAPSQQHNQLKSTKSPLKRVRVLDNTLRRSGGMGRRSIGTRSSKKARTKSNDQNAPPDSSDYTTDENPEQGVSYDEFQPTSRSSMLPRQRHQLAVPRTRRAEMNANLPVPRESLMIVQPRRQF, encoded by the coding sequence ATGAACTCACCGAGCGCCATTGCGGTGAAGGCCCAGATCCTGGAGATGACGGGCGAGCACGTGGACCAGCTGCACGCGATGTGGTCGCAGTTGTTCGAGGCCAAGACCTGCGGCGAGTTCCTCCACCGGCTGAAGGACCATGCGAACAGCTTCTTCACGGATCTGCTCAATGAGTCGCGCGAGAAGCAGCAGGCGATCCTCAACGATATAGCCGCCTTGCGGGCGGAGGCCACCGACTTGACGCGCCTACTCCACGAGCCGCTGGACATTGGCGAGCGGCCGGAGTCCATGCCGCTGGTCGTTTGGGAGCTGAAGCTGGACAAGAGCATCGAGCATTTGCGCGAGGAGCTGGCCAGGCGGCGAGCGGAGATCtgtgagctgctgctgcagcaggaaCAGCTGTGCGAGGAACTGGGCGAGCTGCCTCAGCCACTGTTGGCCGATCCACTGCCGCTGCCCGAGGAGATGGACGCCTTCCGGAATCGCCTGGGCCAGCTACGCGATCAGCGAGTGCTGCGCCTCAAGGAGATGGACCAGCTGCGCCAGGCCATCAAGCACGACATGAAGCTGCTGGAGTGCCTGCCACAGACGGACACCGAGGAGCGTCTGCTCAACCAGGTGGATTACTGCCTAACGCCGGAGACCTTCGAGCTCCTGCGCAACATGCAAAATAACTTTGCCGACCAGGTGAAGGAGCTGAGGGAACGCATCGATGATATGCGCGAGAAGATCCATGTGCTGTGGGACAGACTCCAGGAGACGGACGAGTATGCAATGCGACGCGTGCGCGAGGCCACGACCTACACCCAACGCACCTACGATATCCTGCGGGAGGAACTGCAGCGCTGCCAGGCCCTGCGACGGCAGAATCTGAAGACCTTCATCGAGCAGCTGCGCATCGAGATCAAGGAGATGTGGGATCTCACACTTAAGAGCCAGCAGGAGCGCAAGCGCTTCTCGAACTACTACAACGACTGGTACAACGAAGATCTGCTGGAGCTGCACGAACTTGAGTTGGACGACCTCAAGACCTTCTACAACAAGAACAAGGAGATCTTCGATCTGTACGAAAGCCGTGCCGAACTCTGGGCGCGCATGGAGGCACTGGAGGCCAAGGCGAGCGAGCCGAATCGCTTCAACAATCGCGGCGGCCAGTTGCTcaaggaggagaaggagcgCAAGGCCATCACCTCCAAGCTGCCCAAGATTGAGCAGCAGATCACGGAACTGGTTCAGGCATACGAGGCGAAGGAGAACACACCCTTCCTGGTGAACGGCGAGAACATCCTGGAGCTGATGGCCGCCGACTGGGAGCGTCATCACCAGGCCAAACAGCAGAGCTCGGCGCGCAAGAAGGCCCCACCATCGGCCAGCAAGATAATGCCACCGCCGGCAGCGGGTTCGACGGCTCCACGCACGCCGCGCACACTGCGCAACATGTCGACCCTCTCGAGCTCCACCATGTCACTGCGCAAGACGCCGTCGCAGCAGCACCTCCGTCCACTGAACATCACCAAGAGTACGGGCAATCTGCACAAGCGCCTGAATCCGTCCGGCCTGCAGACGGGCCCCAAGACGCCCAACGCCAAGCGCAGCCTTATGAACACGCTCAACTCGATGAAGGCGTCGCCAGCCAAGCACCTGCTCGCGCCCAGCCAGCAGCATAACCAGCTGAAGAGCACCAAGTCGCCGCTGAAGCGCGTGCGCGTACTGGACAACACACTGCGACGCAGCGGCGGAATGGGCAGGCGCAGCATTGGAACGCGGTCCAGCAAGAAGGCGCGCACCAAGTCCAACGATCAGAACGCCCCACCCGACAGCAGTGACTACACAACGGACGAGAATCCCGAGCAGGGTGTCAGCTATGACGAATTCCAGCCGACCAGTCGCTCCTCGATGCTGCCGCGCCAGCGTCACCAATTGGCCGTGCCGCGAACTCGTCGTGCGGAGATGAATGCCAATCTGCCGGTGCCGCGGGAGAGCCTGATGATCGTGCAGCCGCGCAGACAGTTCTAG
- the LOC6617597 gene encoding serine/arginine repetitive matrix protein 1 codes for MSDINDDLLNYELGDDIDDQALLGADEDELLLSDEELEKDVTSEVKLQMRAEAEEWAQEQIRQHERKHKEQLQADATAATEATVAATATAEVAQPELASTPAPAPVPAKPLVAQVEKQIDAAHAAVESEPANELVSASRSESPQQQAKEEAPPADCAEKEATQNNGNSEEPAENAGSQSEGERGLGLCSLLASSQESLPSASSASVISELPDPREDDEEREERTNYKTASERSDNNLRQHQEHAHMSPYQHQQRRHHGHGDKPRVGGGGRFMHGQQQQQQSQMGKPPRGIGTRHHLLRNPSPISPIFGIQQQRMGMAGMQPPPQRYGMPGQYPATQPPNQSPQQAPTNTQQPHSAPASPLHTPTHSHMMHHSHNPNGGVLPHLLPHPHEQVRVGLLQPPPLAYAPNPGGYRNGALLGPGPGPGLHQQHQSPHQQQSGMRPPLYRNAPPSYGYDQGHPPQHPPQFMRPHNGWRPQGDNARMQRPPLQTLPPHMMPGAPPNYANGMGMRGPPPQQQQSQQPPQQQPAPQQAGNPLQQAVNPGQPPQQPNGPPQQQGSSSVPRVSKVLINPNFKGGVEAATNKFIKETHFMPAINSEAELLRQQEEFINKNRQYFEKRRMERSPPSSGSSTGAATSGQAGERRRTRSRSRSRGRSYSPVKRVERERERERERERDRERERDRERDRERYGANRAAGNRGFRRASSRDRDENRGAASTASVQGAGGAASTGAAPPKRRRSGSAGGGTARNPFSGEPRGRPSETGNRSMPSDEDEETRNYRLEIEKQKQLREKIMRDKELKRRRAAEEKLHEEKRAEQHNTSPARDDQEVVAGLGSAAPTAAASKHRPAASVGERKVISLKRRDDQDAGSVRSRQAQGSQPNAQAGQGQQQQQPARKQLTAAKIAPEAKRSITDHLAPSSKQHHHHHQQHQTAAAPSRTVVLGSGAVAGGTPPKPRDMLRLGTPSDDEVELDYDDDDLLLDEEDRLLATPSPPPQKASSKRSATPERNHKAMRGGSSTAAPSFSSNQRRVVLKPTSNGSSSGGGDQQQSHGGRQRDRRRGGEDSALQRKGGAGSVGGGGSSSSGSGGGIFDRLKKRVAVSGGGSSGGGGGSSHKQRSKAPARIVLKHD; via the exons ATGTCGGACATTAA CGATGACCTGCTCAACTACGAGCTGGGCGATGACATCGATGACCAGGCTCTTCTCGGCGCCGACGAGGATGAGTTGCTACTCTCGGACGAAG AGCTCGAAAAGGATGTCACCAGCGAGGTGAAGTTGCAGATGCGCGCCGAGGCCGAGGAGTGGGCCCAGGAGCAGATCAGACAGCACGAGCGCAAGCACAAGGAGCAATTGCAGGCGGATGCGACTGCAGCGACTGAAGCGACTGTTGCAGCCACGGCCACGGCAGAGGTGGCGCAACCAGAGCTCGCTTCAACTCCGGCTCCGGCTCCTGTTCCTGCTAAACCTCTAGTCGCTCAGGTGGAGAAACAAATTGACGCAGCCCACGCGGCTGTGGAATCTGAGCCAGCGAATGAACTGGTGTCAGCCAGTCGCTCGGAATCCCCACAACAGCAAGCTAAGGAGGAAGCGCCTCCAGCTGATTGCGCCGAAAAGGAGGCGACTCAGAATAATGGCAACAGCGAGGAGCCAGCTGAGAACGCTGGCAGTCAGAGTGAGGGTGAACGAGGACTGGGCTTGTGCTCGCTGCTGGCCTCATCGCAGGAGAGCCTGCCCAGCGCCAGCTCAGCCTCTGTGATTTCAGAGCTACCCGATCCGCGCGAGGACGACGAAGAGCGCGAGGAGCGCACCAACTACAAGACGGCCAGCGAGCGATCCGACAACAATCTGCGGCAGCATCAAGAACACGCACACATGTCGCCCtaccagcaccagcagcggCGACACCACGGCCATGGAG ATAAACCCCGCGTTGGCGGAGGTGGACGCTTCATGcatggccagcagcagcagcaacagagcCAGATGGGCAAGCCGCCGCGTGGAATCGGAACGCGCCACCATCTGCTACGCAATCCGTCGCCAATTTCGCCAATTTTCGGCATACAGCAGCAGCGCATGGGCATGGCCGGGATGCAGCCGCCGCCACAGCGATATGGCATGCCGG GCCAGTACCCGGCAACTCAGCCACCCAACCAGTCACCACAACAAGCACCGACCAACACACAACAGCCACACAGCGCTCCTGCCTCTCCCCTCCACACTCCCACGCATTCGCACATGATGCACCACAGTCACAATCCGAACGGAGGCGTGCTGCCCCACCTGCTGCCGCATCCGCACGAACAGGTGCGTGTGGGTCTGCTGCAACCACCGCCGCTGGCATATGCGCCCAATCCGGGTGGCTATCGCAATGGAGCACTTCTGGGTCCGGGACCGGGACCTGGGCTACATCAGCAACACCAGTCGCCGCACCAGCAGCAGTCGGGCATGCGTCCGCCGCTGTATCGGAACGCCCCGCCATCGTACGGCTACGACCAGGGTCATCCACCCCAGCATCCGCCGCAGTTCATGCGGCCGCACAACGGCTGGCGACCGCAGGGCGACAATGCGCGCATGCAGCGACCCCCACTTCAAACGCTGCCACCGCACATGATGCCCGGCGCACCGCCGAACTATGCCAATGGCATGGGTATGCGAGGACCGCcgccccagcagcagcagtcgcagcagccGCCACAACAGCAGCCAGCACCGCAGCAGGCGGGCAATCCCCTACAGCAGGCCGTCAATCCTGGCCAGCCGCCGCAACAGCCGAATGgaccgccgcagcagcagggcTCGTCATCGGTGCCCCGGGTCAGCAAGGTGCTCATCAATCCGAATTTCAAGGGCGGCGTTGAAGCGGCTACCAACAAGTTCATCAAGGAGACGCACTTTATGCCCGCCATTAACAGCGAGGCCGAGTTGCTGCGCCAGCAGGAGGAGTTCATCAACAAGAATCGGCAGTACTTTGAGAAGCGACGCATGGAACGCTCGCCGCCGTCGTCGGGTTCCTCCACCGGAGCAGCTACCTCCGGCCAGGCAGGCGAACGGAGGCGAACACGTAGCCGCAGTCGCTCCCGTGGTCGCAGTTACTCACCCGTTAAGCGCGTGGAGAGGGAACGCGAGCGAGAGCGGGAGCGCGAGAGGGATCGTGAAAGGGAGCGGGATCGGGAGCGAGATCGTGAGCGATATGGCGCCAATCGGGCGGCAGGAAACCGAGGTTTCCGACGGGCATCCAGTCGGGATAGAGACGAGAATCGTGGTGCAGCAAGCACCGCCAGTGTCCAAGGAGCGGGCGGAGCAGCATCCACTGGAGCTGCGCCCCCCAAGCGGCGAAGGAGTGGCTCGGCCGGAGGAGGCACTGCCCGCAATCCATTCTCTGGCGAGCCGCGCGGCCGACCATCCGAAACAGGCAACCGCAGTATG CCCagcgacgaggacgaggagacCCGCAACTATCGCCTGGAGATCGAGAAGCAGAAGCAACTGCGCGAGAAGATCATGCGAGACAAGGAGCTGAAGCGTCGGCGCGCAGCCGAGGAGAAGTTACACGAG GAGAAACGCGCCGAGCAGCACAACACTTCGCCAGCCCGCGACGACCAGGAGGTGGTCGCCGGACTAGGATCTGCAGCGCCCACAGCAGCAGCGTCAAAGCATCGGCCAGCCGCGTCAGTCGGCGAGCGCAAGGTGATCTCGCTGAAGCGTCGCGACGACCAGGATGCGGGCAGCGTACGCAGCAGGCAGGCACAGGGATCGCAGCCCAATGCTCAGGCAGGCCaaggccagcagcagcagcagccggcgCGCAAGCAACTAACGGCGGCGAAGATAGCGCCAGAGGCAAAGCGCAGTATAACCGATCACCTGGCGCCATCCTCCaagcagcatcatcatcatcatcagcagcatcaaACTGCAGCGGCGCCGTCGAGAACGGTGGTACTGGGTTCGGGAGCTGTGGCCGGCGGCACACCGCCGAAGCCGCGTGATATGCTGCGCCTGGGCACGCCCAGCGACGATGAAGTGGAACTGGACTATGATGACGATGACCTGCTGCTGGACGAGGAGGATCGTTTGTTGGCCACGCCATCGCCGCCGCCGCAGAAGGCGAGCAGCAAGAGATCGGCCACGCCGGAGCGGAACCACAAGGCGATGCGCGGCGGCAGCTCGACAGCAGCGCCCAGCTTTAGCTCCAACCAGCGGCGAGTGGTGCTCAAGCCGACCAGcaatggcagcagcagcggcggtgGAGATCAGCAGCAGTCGCACGGCGGTAGGCAGCGGGATCGGAGGCGAGGTGGAGAGGATAGCGCACTGCAGCGGAAAGGTGGAGCAGGCAGCGTTGGAGgaggcggcagcagcagctcggGATCTGGCGGAGGGATCTTCGATCGGCTGAAGAAGCGTGTGGCCGTCTCAGGAGGAGGGAGCAGCGGTGGAGGCGGCGGGAGCAGCCACAAGCAGCGATCCAAGGCGCCCGCCCGCATCGTACTCAAGCACGATTGA
- the LOC6617593 gene encoding probable 6-phosphogluconolactonase, whose protein sequence is MSERKSPLKVIPSASEEQLVQALGDLLQRCSQEALAKHDKFSVGLSGGSLVQLLTKSLKSCNLKTTNWVFFFCDERYVRLDDSDSTYGAYRAEWLTQLPCIQESQFVRADTSQPLDACAADYEAKVKSQVDRFDLLLLGMGPDGHTCSLFPEQPTTLQETKRLVIPIRNSPKPPPERITFTLPLINKARNVAFVVTGAAKASVVKSVFVDLDKKFPAAWVNPTKGQLTLIVDAGAGKEIETLK, encoded by the exons ATGTCGGAGAGAAAGAGTCCGCTAAAAGTAATCCCGTCCGCTTCGGAGGAGCAACTAGTTCAGGCCCTGGGTGATCTTCTCCAGCGCTGCTCCCAGGAGGCGTTGGCCAAACATGATAAGTTCAGCGTGGGACTTTCAG GTGGTTCCCTCGTCCAGTTGCTAACGAAATCCCTGAAATCGTGCAACTTGAAAACGACCAACTGGGTGTTCTTCTTCTGCGACGAGCGGTACGTTCGCCTGGATGACAGCGATTCCACTTACGGTGCCTACAGGGCCGAGTGGCTGACCCAATTGCCCTGTATTCAGGAGTCCCAGTTCGTCCGCGCCGATACCAGCCAACCGCTGGACGCCTGCGCCGCAGATTACGAGGCGAAGGTCAAGAGTCAAGTCGATCGCTTcgatctgctgctgctgggcatgGGCCCCGATGGCCATACCTGCTCCCTTTTCCCCGAGCAGCCAACCACGCTGCAGGAGACAAAGCGCCTGGTTATTCCCATCCGGAACTCGCCCAAGCCGCCGCCCGAGCGGATCACTTTCACCCTGCCGCTGATCAATAAGGCCCGGAATGTCGCCTTCGTGGTTACGGGCGCCGCAAAAGCTAGTGTCGTCAAG AGTGTGTTTGTCGATCTGGACAAGAAGTTTCCCGCTGCGTGGGTGAATCCGACTAAAGGGCAGTTGACGTTGATTGTGGACGCGGGCGCTGGAAAAGAAATTGAAACGTTAAAATGA